A portion of the Lolium rigidum isolate FL_2022 chromosome 1, APGP_CSIRO_Lrig_0.1, whole genome shotgun sequence genome contains these proteins:
- the LOC124654792 gene encoding uncharacterized protein LOC124654792 codes for MPADAKPRALLPVRPILLLSVSFLSLLLIYAYSSFSPPPPSSAAATLALAAAVPLLPPSPPNPHIRMRGGAAFRSYDDYLRHQLNKTLDPRLRRVWATRDWRRKVDAFARLFRALRADGLLSDASRALCVGARLGQEVAALRLVGVRDAVGIDLAPAPPLVVRGDFHAQPFPDGAFDFEFSNVFDHALYPDRFAAEIERTLRPGGVAVLHVAVHRRGDKYSANDLLDVHGLLGLFRRSEVVRVSKVDAFGLDTEVILRKKGSP; via the coding sequence atgcccgcCGATGCGAAGCCCCGAGCGCTCCTCCCCGTCCGCCCCAtcctcctcctctccgtctccttcctctccctcctcctcatCTACGCCTACTCCTCCTTCTCGCCCCCTCCcccatcctccgccgccgccacgctgGCCCTGGCCGCGGCCGTCCCGCTCCTCCCGCCCTCCCCGCCCAACCCGCACATCCGCatgcgcggcggcgccgccttcCGCTCCTACGACGACTACCTCCGCCACCAGCTCAACAAGACGCTCGACCCGCGCCTCCGCCGCGTCTGGGCCACCCGCGACTGGCGCCGCAAGGTGGACGCCTTCGCGCGCCTCTTCCGGGCCCTCCGCGCCGAcggcctcctctccgacgccTCCCGCGCGCTCTGCGTCGGCGCGCGCCTGGGGCAGGAGGTCGCCGCGCTCCGCCTCGTCGGCGTGCGCGACGCAGTCGGCATCGACCTCGCCCCGGCGCCGCCGCTCGTCGTCCGCGGCGACTTCCACGCGCAGCCCTTCCCCGACGGCGCCTTCGACTTCGAGTTCTCCAACGTCTTCGACCACGCGCTCTACCCGGACCGCTTCGCCGCCGAGATCGAGCGCACGCTCCGCCCGGGGGGCGTCGCCGTGCTCCACGTCGCGGTGCACCGCCGCGGGGACAAGTACTCCGCCAACGACCTGCTCGACGTTCACGGCCTGCTCGGCCTCTTCCGACGGTCCGAGGTCGTCAGGGTATCCAAGGTCGATGCCTTCGGCCTCGACACCGAGGTCATCCTCCGCAAGAAGGGGTCGCCCTAG